A genomic segment from Streptomyces sp. NBC_00459 encodes:
- a CDS encoding 1,2-dihydroxy-3-keto-5-methylthiopentene dioxygenase, translated as MTLLTTWPESGPETVVRRTSDPAEIAAALAPIGVRYEQWPIREDVPADADSDTVFAAYGPEIDRLNAEEGFTTVDVLGLHPSDDPEFPAKAKAARAKFLQEHTHDDDDEVRFFVSGSGIFYLHVGGEVHAVYCEKGDLLGVPRGTTHWFDMGTSPAFTAIRFFHEEDGWIGNFTGSTIASRFPDYDTIDAGFQQDRATA; from the coding sequence ATGACCCTGTTGACGACCTGGCCCGAGTCCGGCCCGGAGACCGTCGTACGCCGTACCTCCGACCCGGCCGAGATCGCCGCCGCGCTGGCCCCGATCGGGGTGCGCTACGAGCAGTGGCCGATCCGCGAGGACGTGCCCGCGGACGCCGACAGCGACACCGTGTTCGCCGCGTACGGCCCGGAGATCGACAGGCTGAACGCCGAGGAGGGCTTCACCACGGTCGACGTCCTCGGTCTGCACCCCAGCGACGACCCGGAGTTCCCGGCGAAGGCGAAGGCGGCCCGCGCGAAGTTCCTCCAGGAGCACACGCACGACGACGATGACGAGGTCCGCTTCTTCGTCTCCGGCTCGGGCATCTTCTATCTGCACGTGGGCGGCGAGGTGCACGCCGTGTACTGCGAGAAGGGCGACCTGCTGGGCGTGCCGCGCGGCACCACGCACTGGTTCGACATGGGTACCAGTCCCGCCTTCACCGCGATCCGCTTCTTCCACGAGGAGGACGGCTGGATCGGCAACTTCACCGGCTCGACCATCGCCTCCCGCTTCCCGGACTACGACACGATCGACGCCGGGTTCCAGCAGGACAGGGCCACCGCGTGA
- the glpK gene encoding glycerol kinase GlpK yields MTDDAHTAGPFIAAIDQGTTSSRCIVFDRDGRIVSVDQKEHEQIFPKPGWVEHDATEIWTNVEEVVAGAIAKAGITRDDIKAIGITNQRETTLLWDKNTGEPVHNAIVWQDTRTDTLCKELGRNVGQDRFRRETGLPLASYFAGPKARWLLDNVEGLRARAEAGDILFGTMDSWVIWNLTGGVNGGHHVTDVTNASRTMLMNLHTLEWDPKIAESIGVPLSMLPEIRSSAEVYGEVTGGKLGDLLGGIPVASALGDQQAALFGQTCFAEGEAKSTYGTGTFMLMNTGDKIINSYSGLLTTVGYRIGDQAPVYALEGSIAVTGSLVQWMRDQMGLISTAAEIETLASSVEDNGGAYFVPAFSGLFAPYWRSDARGVIAGLTRYVTKAHLARAVLEATAWQTREITDAMTKDSGVELAALKVDGGMTSNNLLMQTLSDFLDAPVVRPMVAETTCLGAAYAAGLAVGFWTNTDDLRANWRRAAEWTPNMDAEKRDREYKSWLKAVERSMGWLEDSSVEE; encoded by the coding sequence GTGACCGACGACGCGCACACCGCCGGCCCGTTCATCGCGGCCATCGACCAGGGCACCACCTCCAGCCGCTGCATCGTCTTCGACCGGGACGGCCGGATCGTCTCCGTCGACCAGAAGGAGCACGAGCAGATCTTCCCGAAGCCGGGCTGGGTGGAGCACGACGCCACCGAGATCTGGACGAACGTCGAGGAGGTCGTCGCCGGAGCCATCGCCAAGGCCGGCATCACCCGCGACGACATCAAGGCCATCGGCATCACCAACCAGCGCGAGACGACGCTGCTCTGGGACAAGAACACCGGTGAGCCCGTCCACAACGCCATCGTCTGGCAGGACACCCGCACCGACACGCTCTGCAAGGAGCTCGGTCGCAATGTCGGGCAGGATCGTTTCCGCCGCGAGACCGGCCTGCCGCTGGCCTCGTACTTCGCCGGCCCCAAGGCCCGCTGGCTGCTCGACAACGTCGAGGGCCTGCGTGCGCGCGCCGAGGCCGGGGACATCCTCTTCGGCACCATGGACAGCTGGGTCATCTGGAACCTGACGGGCGGTGTCAACGGCGGTCACCACGTCACCGACGTCACCAACGCCTCCCGCACCATGCTGATGAACCTGCACACGCTGGAGTGGGACCCGAAGATCGCCGAGTCGATCGGCGTGCCGCTGTCGATGCTCCCGGAGATCCGCTCCTCCGCCGAGGTGTACGGCGAGGTCACCGGCGGCAAGCTGGGCGACCTGCTCGGCGGCATCCCGGTCGCCTCCGCGCTCGGCGACCAGCAGGCGGCCCTGTTCGGCCAGACCTGTTTCGCCGAGGGCGAGGCCAAGTCGACGTACGGCACCGGCACCTTCATGCTGATGAACACCGGCGACAAGATCATCAACTCCTACAGCGGCCTGCTGACCACGGTCGGCTACCGCATCGGCGACCAGGCCCCGGTCTACGCCCTGGAGGGCTCGATCGCGGTCACCGGTTCGCTGGTGCAGTGGATGCGCGACCAGATGGGCCTCATCTCCACCGCCGCCGAGATCGAGACGCTCGCGTCGTCGGTCGAGGACAACGGCGGCGCCTACTTCGTGCCGGCCTTCTCCGGTCTGTTCGCCCCGTACTGGCGCTCCGACGCCCGCGGTGTGATCGCCGGCCTGACCCGGTACGTCACCAAGGCGCACCTCGCGCGCGCCGTGCTGGAGGCCACCGCCTGGCAGACCCGTGAGATCACGGACGCCATGACCAAGGACTCGGGCGTCGAGCTCGCGGCCCTCAAGGTCGACGGCGGCATGACCTCCAACAACCTGCTGATGCAGACCCTCTCGGACTTCCTGGACGCCCCCGTGGTCCGTCCCATGGTCGCCGAGACGACCTGCCTCGGTGCCGCCTACGCCGCCGGTCTCGCCGTCGGCTTCTGGACCAACACCGACGACCTGCGCGCCAACTGGCGCCGGGCCGCCGAGTGGACCCCCAACATGGACGCGGAGAAGCGCGACCGTGAGTACAAGAGCTGGCTCAAGGCCGTCGAGCGGTCCATGGGCTGGCTCGAAGACAGCTCTGTCGAGGAGTAA
- a CDS encoding sugar ABC transporter ATP-binding protein has product MSPTEASGPSEPSEPSGGTPAVGLRDVSMAFGGRTVLESVSLDIAPGSVVALLGANGAGKSTLIKILSGVHTDHGGEVTVNGSPAVLQSPLAARQLGIQTVHQRIGEGIVPGLTVAENLVFEELAQARGNPFLNGRRVLARAREIQSALDLGWSDALLKRDVTELGISDRQLLILARALATSPRLLILDEPTSALSAAEAERLFALVERMRDDGIAVLYVSHRLGEIDALADRLVVLRDGRLTEDQVKPFDWDSALRAMLAQAQEATTARPQPAGEQGGTLLSLRGVRLLDGRTPQDLDLRAGEVTGVVGLLGAGKTELARGLFGAEPFTTGAVELDGRAYAPRRPADAIRAGIHLVPEDRHADALVPGWSLAQNISLPFLKSLSTAGLVNRSKEDALGRDTIEALGVVARDEHSTVEELSGGNQQKVVVGRWLAERPRVLILDEPFRGVDIGARRDIGRRARALAAEGAAVLVLSADVDEVLEVADRVVVLAAGEIHLDAYGEDAERDRVIRTISASV; this is encoded by the coding sequence ATGTCGCCCACTGAGGCGTCCGGCCCGTCGGAACCGTCCGAACCGTCCGGCGGCACGCCCGCGGTCGGTCTGCGGGACGTCAGCATGGCCTTCGGCGGCAGGACGGTCCTGGAGTCCGTCTCGCTGGACATCGCACCGGGCAGTGTCGTCGCGCTGCTCGGTGCGAACGGGGCCGGCAAGTCCACACTCATCAAGATCCTGTCCGGCGTCCACACGGACCACGGCGGCGAGGTGACGGTGAACGGTTCCCCGGCCGTCCTCCAGTCGCCGCTCGCCGCACGTCAGTTGGGCATCCAGACGGTGCACCAGCGGATCGGCGAGGGCATCGTGCCCGGGCTCACCGTCGCCGAGAACCTGGTCTTCGAGGAGCTGGCCCAGGCCCGCGGCAACCCGTTCCTCAACGGGCGCCGTGTATTGGCCCGCGCCCGCGAGATCCAGTCGGCCCTCGACCTCGGCTGGAGCGACGCCCTGCTCAAGCGGGACGTCACCGAACTCGGCATCTCCGACCGCCAGTTGCTGATCCTGGCCCGCGCCCTGGCGACCAGCCCGAGGCTCCTGATCCTCGACGAACCGACGTCCGCGCTCTCGGCGGCGGAGGCGGAGCGCCTGTTCGCGCTGGTCGAGAGGATGCGCGACGACGGTATCGCGGTCCTCTACGTCTCCCACCGCCTCGGCGAGATCGACGCACTGGCGGACCGGCTGGTCGTCCTGCGAGACGGCCGTCTCACCGAGGACCAGGTCAAGCCCTTCGACTGGGACAGCGCCCTGCGCGCCATGCTCGCCCAGGCCCAGGAAGCGACCACCGCCCGTCCGCAGCCCGCCGGAGAGCAGGGCGGGACCTTGCTCTCCCTGCGCGGTGTACGGCTCCTGGACGGCCGTACACCCCAGGACCTGGACCTGCGTGCGGGCGAAGTCACCGGCGTCGTCGGCCTGTTGGGCGCAGGCAAGACGGAACTCGCCCGCGGTCTCTTCGGCGCGGAACCCTTCACCACCGGGGCCGTGGAACTGGACGGCAGGGCCTACGCGCCCCGCCGCCCCGCCGACGCGATCCGGGCCGGCATCCACCTCGTCCCCGAGGACCGGCACGCGGACGCCCTGGTGCCCGGCTGGTCGCTGGCCCAGAACATCTCGCTCCCGTTCCTCAAGTCCCTGTCCACGGCCGGGCTGGTGAACCGCTCCAAGGAGGACGCCCTGGGCCGCGACACCATCGAGGCGCTCGGTGTCGTCGCCCGGGACGAGCACTCCACCGTCGAGGAACTCTCCGGCGGCAACCAGCAGAAGGTCGTCGTCGGCCGCTGGCTCGCCGAACGCCCTCGCGTCCTCATCCTGGACGAGCCGTTCCGAGGCGTGGACATCGGTGCGAGGCGCGACATCGGCCGCCGCGCCCGCGCGCTGGCGGCGGAGGGTGCCGCGGTCCTGGTCCTGTCGGCCGACGTGGACGAGGTCCTGGAGGTCGCCGACCGGGTCGTCGTCCTCGCGGCCGGCGAGATCCATCTCGACGCGTACGGCGAGGACGCGGAGCGGGACCGTGTCATCCGGACGATCTCGGCGTCGGTCTGA
- a CDS encoding IclR family transcriptional regulator yields the protein MARNIQSLERAAAMLRLLAGGERRLGLSDIASSLGLAKGTAHGILRTLQQEGFVEQEAASGRYQLGAELLRLGTTYLDVHELRARALVWTDDLARSSGESVHLGVLHQHGVLIVHHVFRPDDSRQVLEVGAMQPLHSTALGKVLSAFDPVAHSEVLEAERKSFTDRTISDLDGFEGVLDLTRARGYAADVEETWEGVASIAAPIHDRRRMPVGAVGVTGAVERLCREGELRPELIAAVRDCARAVSRDLGAGRF from the coding sequence ATGGCACGGAACATCCAGTCGCTCGAACGGGCGGCGGCGATGCTGCGGCTCCTCGCGGGCGGCGAGCGTCGGCTCGGCCTCTCGGACATCGCCTCGTCCCTCGGCCTCGCCAAGGGCACCGCCCACGGCATCCTGCGCACCCTCCAGCAGGAGGGCTTCGTCGAGCAGGAGGCCGCCTCCGGGCGCTATCAGCTGGGCGCCGAACTGCTGCGCCTCGGCACCACCTATCTGGACGTCCACGAGCTGCGCGCGCGTGCCCTGGTGTGGACCGACGACCTGGCCCGTTCCAGCGGCGAGAGCGTGCATCTGGGCGTGCTGCACCAGCACGGCGTGCTGATCGTGCACCACGTCTTCCGCCCCGACGACAGCCGGCAGGTGCTGGAGGTCGGGGCCATGCAGCCGCTGCACTCCACGGCCCTGGGCAAGGTCCTGTCGGCCTTCGACCCGGTCGCGCACAGCGAGGTCCTGGAGGCCGAGCGCAAGTCGTTCACCGACCGGACGATCAGCGACCTGGACGGCTTCGAGGGCGTCCTGGACCTCACCCGCGCGCGCGGGTACGCGGCCGACGTCGAGGAGACCTGGGAGGGCGTCGCGTCCATCGCCGCCCCCATCCACGACCGGCGGCGGATGCCGGTCGGCGCGGTGGGCGTCACGGGTGCGGTGGAACGGCTCTGCCGGGAGGGTGAGCTGCGCCCGGAGCTGATCGCGGCGGTGCGGGACTGCGCCCGCGCGGTGTCACGCGATCTGGGCGCGGGACGGTTCTGA
- a CDS encoding substrate-binding domain-containing protein, producing the protein MSRTRLPLAALSLASVSALLLAGCSQSTNASKDTGDTAASASAATGTKPAPFDKGTVKVALVRQSGAGDYFEQWGNGAKAQAKALGIDLTVYDAQADNAKQATDLSSAINSGAQAIIVDHGFPSTIQPEIDKAVKKGIKVVVYDVETATKGVVSTKQDDASMAQAVLDVMAKELGKNAKVGYVNVAGYAALDKRDSVWKSAVDANGWKQAFKVGKVTDSTATDNVPLVSAALTQHSDVTGVFAPYDELAKGTVLAVQNKKLQDKVKVFGADVSNADIQNMTAADSPWVATAGTDPSAVGAAVVRTAALELAGQLNKTSVEFPAVAITQDFLKSKKIQNMDQLRAALPALNLSQVSTADWIANVAH; encoded by the coding sequence ATGTCCCGCACCCGTCTCCCCCTCGCCGCGCTCTCGCTGGCCTCCGTCTCGGCGCTCCTCCTCGCGGGGTGCTCACAGTCGACGAACGCCTCCAAGGACACCGGTGACACGGCGGCCTCCGCGTCCGCCGCCACCGGTACGAAGCCCGCACCCTTCGACAAGGGCACGGTCAAGGTCGCCCTGGTCCGCCAGAGCGGCGCCGGCGACTACTTCGAGCAGTGGGGCAACGGCGCCAAGGCGCAGGCCAAGGCCCTCGGCATCGACCTGACCGTGTACGACGCCCAGGCCGACAACGCCAAGCAGGCCACCGACCTGTCCTCGGCGATCAACTCCGGCGCGCAGGCGATCATCGTGGACCACGGCTTCCCGTCTACGATCCAGCCCGAGATCGACAAGGCCGTGAAGAAGGGCATCAAGGTCGTCGTCTACGACGTCGAGACCGCGACGAAGGGCGTCGTCAGCACCAAGCAGGACGACGCGAGCATGGCCCAGGCCGTCCTCGACGTGATGGCGAAGGAACTCGGCAAGAACGCCAAGGTCGGCTACGTCAACGTCGCCGGCTACGCGGCCCTCGACAAGCGTGACAGCGTCTGGAAGTCGGCGGTCGACGCCAACGGCTGGAAGCAGGCCTTCAAGGTCGGCAAGGTCACCGACTCCACGGCCACTGACAACGTTCCCCTGGTCTCCGCCGCGCTCACCCAGCACTCGGACGTGACGGGCGTCTTCGCCCCCTACGACGAGCTGGCCAAGGGCACGGTCCTCGCCGTGCAGAACAAGAAGCTGCAGGACAAGGTGAAGGTGTTCGGCGCGGACGTCTCCAACGCCGACATCCAGAACATGACCGCCGCGGACAGCCCCTGGGTCGCCACCGCGGGCACCGACCCGTCCGCAGTCGGCGCCGCGGTCGTCCGTACGGCTGCCCTGGAGCTGGCCGGGCAGCTGAACAAGACCTCGGTCGAGTTCCCGGCCGTCGCCATCACCCAGGACTTCCTGAAGAGCAAGAAGATCCAGAACATGGACCAGCTGCGCGCCGCGCTGCCCGCGCTGAACCTCTCCCAGGTCAGCACGGCCGACTGGATCGCCAATGTCGCCCACTGA
- a CDS encoding glycerol-3-phosphate dehydrogenase/oxidase produces the protein MTSQSTLQSVPALGTHPAYGSNPSRAETREQLSKATYDLLVIGGGILGISTAWHAAQSGLRVALVDAGDFAGATSSASSKLLHGGLRYLQTGAVKLVAENHFERRAVSRQVAPHLANPLTFYLPVYKGGPHGAAKLGAGVFAYSALSAFGDGVGHLLSPAKAAQDVPELRTENLKAVAVYGDGQMNDARMALMTVRAAVEAGAVVLNHAEVSGLRFTRGRVTGADLRDRLSGDDFGVNARLVLNATGPWVDHLRKMENPDAAPSIRLSKGAHLVLKRTSPWKAALATPIDKYRITFALPWEDMLLLGTTDEVFEGDPADVAVTEKDTEQILDEAAFSVRDQQLSRDLITYSFAGLRVLPGGPGDTAKAKRETVVTEGKGGMLSVSGGKWTTFRHIGRTVMEKLETLPGRPLGDDFEPISSLPKHLPLPGVANPRAVAHRLLVDSPAPGPRMAADTAKHLATHYGSLAFDIARLANENPELGERVHADAPEIWAQVVYARDNEWAETADDVLRRRTTLTIRGLATDEVRSKVQDLLDKK, from the coding sequence ATGACCAGTCAGTCCACCCTGCAGTCCGTGCCTGCCCTCGGTACGCACCCGGCCTACGGCTCCAACCCGAGCCGTGCCGAGACCCGGGAGCAGCTCTCCAAGGCGACGTACGACCTTCTCGTGATCGGCGGTGGCATCCTCGGCATCTCGACGGCCTGGCATGCCGCGCAGTCCGGTCTGCGGGTGGCTCTGGTCGACGCCGGTGACTTCGCCGGCGCCACCTCCTCCGCCTCCTCCAAGCTTCTCCACGGCGGTCTGCGCTATCTGCAGACCGGCGCGGTGAAGCTGGTCGCGGAGAACCACTTCGAGCGCCGTGCGGTGTCCCGTCAGGTGGCTCCCCACCTGGCGAACCCGCTCACGTTCTACCTCCCCGTGTACAAGGGCGGGCCGCACGGCGCGGCGAAGCTCGGAGCGGGTGTCTTCGCCTACTCCGCCCTGTCGGCGTTCGGTGACGGCGTCGGCCACCTGCTGTCGCCGGCCAAGGCCGCGCAGGACGTGCCCGAGCTGCGCACCGAGAACCTCAAGGCCGTGGCCGTGTACGGCGACGGTCAGATGAACGACGCGCGCATGGCGCTGATGACGGTCCGTGCGGCCGTCGAGGCGGGCGCTGTCGTGCTCAACCACGCCGAGGTGTCCGGTCTGCGCTTCACCCGGGGCCGGGTCACCGGTGCCGACCTGCGCGACCGGCTCTCCGGTGACGACTTCGGCGTCAACGCCCGGCTCGTGCTCAACGCGACCGGCCCCTGGGTCGACCACCTGCGCAAGATGGAGAACCCGGACGCGGCGCCGTCCATCCGGCTGTCGAAGGGCGCTCACCTGGTCCTGAAGCGGACGTCTCCGTGGAAGGCCGCGCTGGCCACCCCGATCGACAAGTACCGCATCACCTTCGCCCTGCCCTGGGAGGACATGCTGCTGCTCGGCACCACCGACGAGGTGTTCGAGGGCGACCCGGCGGATGTCGCGGTCACCGAGAAGGACACGGAGCAGATCCTCGACGAGGCCGCGTTCTCCGTCCGTGACCAGCAGTTGTCCCGGGATCTGATCACGTACTCCTTCGCGGGCCTGCGGGTGCTGCCGGGTGGCCCCGGTGACACGGCGAAGGCCAAGCGGGAGACGGTCGTGACCGAGGGCAAGGGCGGGATGCTGTCCGTCTCGGGCGGCAAGTGGACTACCTTCCGGCACATCGGCCGTACGGTCATGGAGAAGCTGGAGACGCTGCCCGGCCGTCCGCTGGGTGACGACTTCGAGCCGATCTCGTCCCTGCCGAAGCACCTGCCGCTGCCCGGTGTCGCCAACCCGCGCGCCGTCGCGCACCGGCTGCTGGTGGACAGCCCGGCACCGGGACCGCGCATGGCCGCCGACACGGCCAAGCACCTCGCGACGCACTACGGGTCGCTGGCGTTCGACATCGCGCGGCTGGCGAACGAGAACCCCGAGCTGGGTGAGCGGGTGCACGCCGATGCGCCGGAGATCTGGGCGCAGGTTGTGTATGCGCGGGACAACGAGTGGGCCGAGACGGCGGACGATGTGCTGCGGCGTCGGACCACGTTGACCATTCGGGGGCTGGCTACCGACGAGGTCCGGTCCAAGGTGCAGGATCTGCTCGACAAGAAGTAG
- the mtnK gene encoding S-methyl-5-thioribose kinase: protein MGYRILEPADVPAYLNERGHWPDPSDIRVREVSDGNMNRVFLARSTDGTRSLAVKQALPWVRVAGPSWPMTPERADAEARAYEQVAKVAPDKIPAILGYDPENYALVMEDMSDLEVLRTLLNEGASYGPHTSTRIGEFVAQLTFATSDFGMASADRKALLAASVSPELCKITEDVVLAEPYIEHEHNHWHEDLDDLAREFRADTRLRTEVADLRHTFMTSAQALLHGDLHTGSVMVGEREGAPVVRVFDPEFSFVGPIGYDLGLYWANALVSEERARALGLLSDHADQLALSWEAFEAEFRALWPTRIDTFFDDAYLDRFLRRIWTEAVGYAGTEIIRRIIGFAHLTDLTTLEDPVPASRRALLIGRELIVRRGELNNPNEVTALAEVF from the coding sequence ATGGGCTACCGCATCCTGGAGCCGGCCGACGTCCCCGCGTACCTGAACGAGCGCGGGCACTGGCCCGATCCGTCGGACATCAGGGTCCGCGAGGTCTCCGACGGCAACATGAACCGCGTGTTCCTGGCCAGGTCCACCGACGGCACCCGCAGCCTGGCCGTCAAGCAGGCCCTGCCGTGGGTCCGGGTGGCGGGCCCGTCCTGGCCGATGACCCCGGAGCGCGCCGACGCCGAGGCAAGGGCGTACGAGCAGGTCGCGAAGGTGGCCCCCGACAAGATCCCGGCGATCCTCGGCTACGACCCGGAGAACTACGCCCTCGTCATGGAGGACATGTCGGACCTGGAGGTCCTGCGCACCCTCCTCAACGAGGGCGCGTCGTACGGCCCGCACACCTCCACCCGTATCGGCGAGTTCGTGGCCCAACTGACGTTCGCGACCAGCGACTTCGGCATGGCGTCGGCGGACCGCAAGGCACTGCTGGCGGCCTCGGTGAGCCCGGAGCTGTGCAAGATCACCGAGGACGTGGTCCTCGCCGAGCCGTACATCGAGCACGAACACAACCACTGGCACGAGGACCTGGACGACCTGGCGAGGGAGTTCCGCGCCGACACGAGGCTCCGCACCGAGGTCGCCGACCTCCGCCACACCTTCATGACCAGCGCCCAGGCCCTCCTCCACGGCGACCTGCACACCGGCAGCGTCATGGTCGGGGAACGGGAAGGCGCCCCGGTGGTACGGGTCTTCGACCCCGAGTTCTCCTTCGTCGGCCCGATCGGCTACGACCTCGGCCTCTACTGGGCGAACGCCCTGGTCTCGGAGGAACGGGCACGCGCACTGGGTCTGTTGAGCGACCACGCAGACCAACTGGCCCTGTCCTGGGAGGCCTTCGAGGCCGAGTTCCGCGCCCTGTGGCCGACAAGGATCGACACCTTCTTCGACGACGCCTACCTGGACCGCTTCCTGCGCAGGATCTGGACGGAGGCGGTGGGCTACGCGGGCACGGAGATCATCCGCCGCATCATCGGCTTCGCTCACCTGACAGACCTGACAACCCTGGAGGACCCGGTCCCGGCATCCCGACGGGCACTGCTGATCGGCCGCGAACTGATCGTACGCAGAGGCGAGTTGAACAACCCGAACGAGGTAACGGCGCTGGCGGAGGTCTTTTAG
- a CDS encoding MIP/aquaporin family protein, whose translation MSSSDIFIGETIGTAILILLGGGVCAAVTLKASKARNAGWLAITFGWGFAVLTAVYTSAPLSGAHLNPAVTLALALKKNGIDWSDVPIYWGGQLLGAMIGASLVWVAYYGQFLAHLTDKEIVGTQDVKAKAVEAQEKGAGPVLGIFSTGPEIRVAWQNVATEVIGTIVLVLAVLTQGLNDSGKGLGVLGALITSLVVVSIGLSLGGPTGYAINPARDLGPRIVHALLPLPNKGGSDWSYAWIPVVGPLIGGAIAAGIYNVAFA comes from the coding sequence GTGTCCAGCTCCGACATCTTCATCGGCGAGACCATCGGTACCGCCATACTCATCCTGCTCGGCGGCGGCGTCTGCGCCGCCGTCACGCTGAAGGCCTCCAAGGCCCGCAATGCCGGCTGGCTCGCCATCACCTTCGGGTGGGGTTTCGCCGTACTGACGGCCGTATACACCTCGGCGCCGCTCTCCGGCGCCCACCTCAACCCGGCCGTGACTCTCGCGCTCGCGCTCAAGAAGAACGGCATCGACTGGAGCGACGTCCCGATCTACTGGGGCGGACAGCTGCTCGGCGCCATGATCGGTGCCTCCCTGGTCTGGGTCGCCTACTACGGCCAGTTCCTCGCGCACCTGACCGACAAGGAGATCGTCGGCACCCAGGACGTCAAGGCGAAGGCCGTCGAGGCGCAGGAGAAGGGGGCCGGTCCGGTCCTCGGAATCTTCTCCACGGGTCCCGAGATCCGCGTCGCCTGGCAGAACGTCGCCACCGAAGTCATCGGCACGATCGTGCTGGTGCTCGCCGTCCTCACGCAGGGCCTCAACGACAGCGGCAAGGGCCTGGGCGTCCTGGGCGCCCTGATCACCTCACTCGTCGTCGTCTCCATCGGTCTGTCCCTCGGTGGCCCGACCGGCTACGCGATCAACCCGGCCCGTGACCTCGGTCCGCGCATCGTGCACGCACTCCTGCCCCTGCCCAACAAGGGCGGCTCCGACTGGTCCTACGCCTGGATCCCGGTGGTCGGTCCGCTGATCGGCGGCGCCATCGCTGCGGGCATCTACAACGTCGCTTTTGCTTAG
- a CDS encoding ABC transporter permease: MTTTQSAAPAKTATPSTRAAAGPRIQNAVIKYGFIFVTVTLFAYFALSEPSFRDSATILDTLRYVSVAAILGLGVTLTMAVGGMDMSVGAVAGLGVTVAAKTMVTYNQVGVVAIIAVIVAGALAGLLNALLIVVLKIPDMLATLGTMFVIQGTKLILVDGQSITPGMTQSDGTTAPGRFTDGFLRIDRGTILGIPVSVVIFGALTVVAWIFLARTRWGRVLYAIGANPEASRLAGIRVGAYRALAYVLSGVLASIGGLILAARIGQGDVSAGTSQLLEAVAVALVGTSVLGRGRPNVWGTALGAVLIGIITTGLTIKGLPYYTQDVVEGAVLILALVFSFTLSKRRTA; this comes from the coding sequence ATGACCACCACCCAGAGCGCCGCCCCCGCGAAGACTGCGACCCCGTCCACGCGCGCCGCCGCCGGTCCCCGCATCCAGAACGCGGTCATCAAATACGGTTTCATCTTCGTCACCGTCACGCTCTTCGCGTACTTCGCGCTGAGCGAGCCGTCCTTCCGTGACTCCGCGACCATCCTCGACACCCTGCGGTACGTGTCGGTCGCCGCGATCCTCGGCCTCGGCGTCACCCTCACCATGGCCGTCGGCGGGATGGACATGTCCGTCGGCGCGGTGGCCGGGCTCGGCGTGACCGTCGCCGCGAAGACGATGGTCACGTACAACCAGGTCGGCGTGGTCGCGATCATCGCGGTGATCGTGGCGGGCGCCCTGGCCGGCCTGCTCAACGCCCTGCTCATCGTGGTCCTCAAGATCCCCGACATGCTGGCCACGCTGGGCACCATGTTCGTCATCCAGGGCACCAAACTCATCCTGGTCGACGGCCAGTCGATCACCCCGGGCATGACCCAGTCCGACGGCACGACGGCCCCCGGCAGATTCACCGACGGTTTCCTGCGCATCGACCGGGGCACGATCCTCGGCATCCCCGTCTCCGTGGTCATCTTCGGCGCCCTGACGGTCGTGGCCTGGATCTTCCTGGCCCGCACCCGCTGGGGCCGCGTCCTGTACGCGATCGGCGCCAACCCCGAGGCCTCCCGCCTGGCAGGCATCCGCGTGGGTGCGTACCGGGCCCTGGCGTACGTCCTTTCCGGCGTCCTGGCGTCGATCGGCGGCCTGATCCTGGCGGCGCGCATCGGCCAGGGCGATGTGTCCGCCGGTACGTCCCAACTCCTCGAAGCCGTCGCCGTCGCCCTGGTCGGCACCTCCGTCCTCGGCCGGGGCCGCCCGAACGTCTGGGGCACCGCACTGGGCGCGGTCCTCATCGGCATCATCACCACCGGCCTGACCATCAAGGGCCTGCCGTACTACACGCAGGACGTGGTCGAGGGCGCCGTCCTGATCCTCGCCCTGGTCTTCAGTTTCACCCTGTCCAAGCGCCGCACCGCATAA